In Osmia lignaria lignaria isolate PbOS001 chromosome 5, iyOsmLign1, whole genome shotgun sequence, a single genomic region encodes these proteins:
- the LOC117604820 gene encoding uncharacterized protein LOC117604820 isoform X2 yields MERFKRKRKRTDSQKKVLLSIVDPWDVRVASVDPIGLAERRGVSLSILPSQSNGNTVKETLYPGRIVRIPSPWYKPTYSNVLDTSSIVGTVKSSSSEATWLDPWQSANRSANEIRSSSPEVEERLRRKADRKEEKNSRRNCALRNEQTISDGNGLIAATPEVARNNFDHEHSAGTARVRFENEDRPRSSTWASTYDETDHAKEKNHLYPTKTIQIPSANYFENGNSRRRKTRIDDEEDIEKKRYKITEDPDTLNRGGSFEEKELVNVVQNLVTSRYSPVLSCAQRRLSRRTLCRRCKYREETITTPRTWRNVMEAYLFRRQRKLRKSRTERRKRASVDRSYEERVSRCLRISTKWRHFESTDQRVPLQAPPRRKSRAISPMINQKLGNDPMELTGGQSANSTITSVNSISSLLKEKLQLSIPQALRSSKKRQNADYRLRAFVGILFLCVVFLVGFAHIYYTQHVLQRAYFDKFRFNKNVRVMHVYSNTGAEVIAARLGEGIPADTGVFPCLPHHQMQDSVCLEWLQQARLYLAHTQHSDMNCYHVTWKSLNSYHNPKDCFDWSPKRGHWYGAGQIQNMPYPLERGRLDLSPFITGDIIKHPFGNVLKRYFLNSKGATILVDPETPLYVSINANRSNDFCLQAKHDAFAYINHLTQLPQLNYTICATDNMKNLHSSMAEKSLWDGLKPDELHAVHSLLSEPVWQISPINEGAVYNYTEDVIALGFLRQGHVLLSEEWQPSPGDFVLDEERFPSMEETINIIHRRGFRIVFTIQPFISTESVNFKDAVSNRLLISERGSDPRIPALTRYKQSNSVGVLDITNNKTLPWFQSKLESLIMKYHVDSFYLDLGTAQDMPHYYKCEQPLTNPDHYKTIFTKTILGSVPVIGVSGAISRPRAPVFVSLPPFSSSWKAIKTVIPTVLTYGMIGYPFIMPGAVGGDVALPMSDNNPDNDFEVSLPDKELYVRWLQLSTFLPVIRFTHLPSKYSDESVLEIAKRLTTLRQKTVTPLLKKYAKETLDTGLPIIRPLWMLDPADPACHVVVDEFSVGEELIVAPVLYSGSRQREVYLPAGVWRDGIDGSLRKGSRWIHNYRVAEDKVAYFVKMPDNTRF; encoded by the exons ATGGAGAGATTCAAGAGGAAACGGAAGAGGACCGACAGTCAAAAG AAAGTATTGCTCTCCATCGTCGATCCCTGGGACGTCAGAGTAGCCAGTGTCGATCCGATCGGCTTGGCCGAGAGACGAGGCGTTTCATTGTCGATCTTGCCATCGCAATCGAACGGAAACACGGTAAAGGAAACTCTGTATCCAGGTAGAATCGTCAGGATACCGTCACCTTGGTACAAACCGACCTACAGCAACGTGTTGGATACTTCGTCCATCGTTGGAACCGTTAAATCGAGCTCCTCCGAGGCTACCTGGCTGGATCCTTGGCAAAGTGCCAACAG GTCAGCGAACGAGATACGATCCAGTTCACCGGAAGTAGAAGAAAGGTTGAGGAGAAAGGCAGatcgaaaggaagaaaagaactCGAGAAGAAACTGTGCCCTCCGGAACGAGCAGACTATTTCGGATGGCAATGGATTAATCGCCGCGACACCGGAAGTCGCGCGTAATAATTTCGATCACGAGCACAGTGCTGGCACAGCCAGAGTGCGTTTCGAGAACGAAGATCGGCCTAG GAGTTCCACTTGGGCATCAACGTACGACGAAACAGATCACGCGAAGGAGAAGAATCATTTGTACCCGACGAAAACGATCCAAATACCAAGCGCGAATTACTTTGAAAACGGTAATTCGAGGAGGAGGAAGACGAGGATCGACGACGAGGAAGATATCGAGAAGAAAAGGTACAAGATAACAGAAGACCCGGATACCCTTAACCGTGGAGGATCCTTCGAGGAGAAGGAATTGGTGAACGTCGTGCAAAACTTGGTGACGTCAAG ATACAGCCCCGTTCTCAGCTGCGCCCAAAGGAGATTAAGCAGAAGAACGCTATGCCGTCGATGCAAATATCGCGAAGAAACGATCACA ACGCCTCGAACGTGGCGGAACGTAATGGAAGCGTACCTGTTCCGGAGACAAAGAAAATTAAGGAAATCAAGAACGGAACGAAGGAAACGAGCCTCTGTGGATCGCAGTTACGAAGAACGAGTATCTCGATGCCTACGAATCTCGACGAAATGGAGGCACTTCGAATCGACAGACCAAAG AGTACCGTTGCAAGCTCCACCTCGAAGAAAAAGCAGAGCCATTTCACCGATGATCAATCAAAAGCTTGGGAACGATCCGATGGAGTTGACCGGTGGCCAGAGCGCAAATTCCACGATAACCAGCGTTAATAGCATCAGCAGCCTGCTGAAGGAGAAGCTCCAGCTGTCCATACCTCAAGCTTTGCGTAGCAGCAAAAAGAGGCAAAACGCTGACTATCG GCTTCGAGCTTTCGTTGGAATACTCTTTCTCTGCGTCGTTTTCCTCGTGGGCTTCGCGCACATTTATTACACGCAACACGTTCTTCAACGAGCTTATTTCGACAAGTTCAG ATTCAACAAAAACGTCAGGGTGATGCACGTGTACAGCAACACCGGAGCGGAAGTGATCGCAGCGCGATTAGGCGAAGGAATACCAGCCGACACCGGTGTTTTTCCCTGTTTACCTCATCACCAGATGCAGGACTCGGTTTGCCTGGAATGGCTTCAACAAGCTCGTTTGTATCTAGCTCATACGCAACACTCGGACATGAATTGTTATCACGTCACTTGGAAGAGCCTGAATTCTTACCATAATCCGAAAGATTGCTTCGATTGGTCACCGAAGAGAGGACACTGGTACGGCGCGGGTCAAATACAGAACATGCCTTATCCACTGGAACGTGGCCGGCTCGATTTGAGTCCTTTTATCACCGGTGACATCATCAAGCATCCTTTTGGCAACGTTTTGAAGAGATACTTCTTGAATTCGAAAGGGGCGACGATACTCGTCGACCCGGAAACGCCTCTTTACGTGTCCATCAACGCCAACAGAAGCAACGACTTTTGTTTGCAGGCCAAACACGACGCGTTCGCCTACATCAATCACTTGACGCAATTGCCACAGTTGAATTATACTATTTGCGCGACGGACAACATGAAAAACTTACACTCCTCCATGGCGGAGAAGTCGTTGTGGGACGGACTGAAGCCGGACGAGCTTCACGCCGTTCACTCGTTACTCTCCGAACCGGTCTGGCAAATTTCACCCATCAACGAGGGGGCTGTTTATAATTATACCGAGGATGTGATAGCGTTGGGCTTCTTGCGACAAGGCCACGTTCTGTTGAGCGAAGAGTGGCAACCGAGTCCCGGTGATTTCGTGCTGGACGAGGAACGATTCCCCTCGATGGAGGAAACGATCAACATCATTCATCGTCGAGGGTTTAGAATCGTGTTCACAATCCAGCCGTTCATATCCACGGAGTCTGTGAACTTTAAGGACGCGGTTTCGAACAGGCTATTGATTTCTGAGAGAGGAAGCGATCCCAGGATCCCTGCATTGACCAG ATACAAACAGAGCAACAGCGTCGGCGTTCTAGACATCACCAACAACAAAACTTTGCCTTGGTTTCAGTCGAAATTGGAGAGTTTGATCATGAAGTACCACGTGGATTCGTTCTACCTTGATCTGGGTACCGCGCAAGACATGCCCCACTATTACAAGTGCGAACAACCGTTGACTAATCCTGATCATTACAAGACGATATTCACAAAAACGATTCTCGGGTCTGTGCCAGTGATCGGTGTCTCAGGAGCGATCTCCAGACCGAGAGCCCCAGTCTTCGTGTCTCTTCCCCCGTTCTCATCGTCTTGGAAAGCTATCAAAACCGTTATTCCAACCGTGTTGACTTACGGAATGATAGGCTATCCGTTTATTATGCCAGGTGCCGTTGGCGGAGACGTAGCGTTGCCCATGTCGGACAACAATCCCGACAACGATTTCGAAGTGAGCCTACCGGACAAGGAATTGTACGTCAGATGGCTGCAGTTATCCACCTTCCTACCGGTGATACGTTTCACTCATCTACCCAGCAAGTATTCGGACGAGTCTGTGTTAGAGATAGCCAAGAGGCTGACAACCCTCAGGCAGAAAACTGTGACGCCGTTGTTGAAGAAATACGCGAAGGAAACGCTGGACACCGGTCTGCCGATAATCAGACCACTTTGGATGCTGGATCCAGCCGATCCAGCCTGCCACGTGGTCGTGGATGAATTCTCGGTTGGCGAAGAGCTTATCGTAGCGCCGGTACTCTATTCTGGGAGCAGACAGAGAGAGGTTTATCTACCAGCTGGTGTATGGAGAGACGGGATCGATGGGAGTCTGAGGAAAGGATCCAGATGGATCCACAATTACAGAGTAGCGGAAGACAAGGTCGCTTATTTCGTGAAAATGCCGGATAACACGAGATTTTAA
- the LOC117604820 gene encoding uncharacterized protein LOC117604820 isoform X1, with product MERFKRKRKRTDSQKKVLLSIVDPWDVRVASVDPIGLAERRGVSLSILPSQSNGNTVKETLYPGRIVRIPSPWYKPTYSNVLDTSSIVGTVKSSSSEATWLDPWQSANRSANEIRSSSPEVEERLRRKADRKEEKNSRRNCALRNEQTISDGNGLIAATPEVARNNFDHEHSAGTARVRFENEDRPRSSTWASTYDETDHAKEKNHLYPTKTIQIPSANYFENGNSRRRKTRIDDEEDIEKKRYKITEDPDTLNRGGSFEEKELVNVVQNLVTSRYSPVLSCAQRRLSRRTLCRRCKYREETITVDASNVAERNGSVPVPETKKIKEIKNGTKETSLCGSQLRRTSISMPTNLDEMEALRIDRPKETVSKFRRSDSDDSSSVTFSNSGSTPNGSPLGSETEEEANDEELAKVPLQAPPRRKSRAISPMINQKLGNDPMELTGGQSANSTITSVNSISSLLKEKLQLSIPQALRSSKKRQNADYRLRAFVGILFLCVVFLVGFAHIYYTQHVLQRAYFDKFRFNKNVRVMHVYSNTGAEVIAARLGEGIPADTGVFPCLPHHQMQDSVCLEWLQQARLYLAHTQHSDMNCYHVTWKSLNSYHNPKDCFDWSPKRGHWYGAGQIQNMPYPLERGRLDLSPFITGDIIKHPFGNVLKRYFLNSKGATILVDPETPLYVSINANRSNDFCLQAKHDAFAYINHLTQLPQLNYTICATDNMKNLHSSMAEKSLWDGLKPDELHAVHSLLSEPVWQISPINEGAVYNYTEDVIALGFLRQGHVLLSEEWQPSPGDFVLDEERFPSMEETINIIHRRGFRIVFTIQPFISTESVNFKDAVSNRLLISERGSDPRIPALTRYKQSNSVGVLDITNNKTLPWFQSKLESLIMKYHVDSFYLDLGTAQDMPHYYKCEQPLTNPDHYKTIFTKTILGSVPVIGVSGAISRPRAPVFVSLPPFSSSWKAIKTVIPTVLTYGMIGYPFIMPGAVGGDVALPMSDNNPDNDFEVSLPDKELYVRWLQLSTFLPVIRFTHLPSKYSDESVLEIAKRLTTLRQKTVTPLLKKYAKETLDTGLPIIRPLWMLDPADPACHVVVDEFSVGEELIVAPVLYSGSRQREVYLPAGVWRDGIDGSLRKGSRWIHNYRVAEDKVAYFVKMPDNTRF from the exons ATGGAGAGATTCAAGAGGAAACGGAAGAGGACCGACAGTCAAAAG AAAGTATTGCTCTCCATCGTCGATCCCTGGGACGTCAGAGTAGCCAGTGTCGATCCGATCGGCTTGGCCGAGAGACGAGGCGTTTCATTGTCGATCTTGCCATCGCAATCGAACGGAAACACGGTAAAGGAAACTCTGTATCCAGGTAGAATCGTCAGGATACCGTCACCTTGGTACAAACCGACCTACAGCAACGTGTTGGATACTTCGTCCATCGTTGGAACCGTTAAATCGAGCTCCTCCGAGGCTACCTGGCTGGATCCTTGGCAAAGTGCCAACAG GTCAGCGAACGAGATACGATCCAGTTCACCGGAAGTAGAAGAAAGGTTGAGGAGAAAGGCAGatcgaaaggaagaaaagaactCGAGAAGAAACTGTGCCCTCCGGAACGAGCAGACTATTTCGGATGGCAATGGATTAATCGCCGCGACACCGGAAGTCGCGCGTAATAATTTCGATCACGAGCACAGTGCTGGCACAGCCAGAGTGCGTTTCGAGAACGAAGATCGGCCTAG GAGTTCCACTTGGGCATCAACGTACGACGAAACAGATCACGCGAAGGAGAAGAATCATTTGTACCCGACGAAAACGATCCAAATACCAAGCGCGAATTACTTTGAAAACGGTAATTCGAGGAGGAGGAAGACGAGGATCGACGACGAGGAAGATATCGAGAAGAAAAGGTACAAGATAACAGAAGACCCGGATACCCTTAACCGTGGAGGATCCTTCGAGGAGAAGGAATTGGTGAACGTCGTGCAAAACTTGGTGACGTCAAG ATACAGCCCCGTTCTCAGCTGCGCCCAAAGGAGATTAAGCAGAAGAACGCTATGCCGTCGATGCAAATATCGCGAAGAAACGATCACAGTAG ACGCCTCGAACGTGGCGGAACGTAATGGAAGCGTACCTGTTCCGGAGACAAAGAAAATTAAGGAAATCAAGAACGGAACGAAGGAAACGAGCCTCTGTGGATCGCAGTTACGAAGAACGAGTATCTCGATGCCTACGAATCTCGACGAAATGGAGGCACTTCGAATCGACAGACCAAAG GAAACCGTGTCAAAGTTCAGGAGATCGGACAGCGACGACAGCAGCAGCGTAACGTTCAGCAACAGCGGTTCGACGCCCAATGGAAGTCCTCTCGGCTCCGAAACCGAGGAAGAAGCGAACGACGAAGAGCTGGCCAA AGTACCGTTGCAAGCTCCACCTCGAAGAAAAAGCAGAGCCATTTCACCGATGATCAATCAAAAGCTTGGGAACGATCCGATGGAGTTGACCGGTGGCCAGAGCGCAAATTCCACGATAACCAGCGTTAATAGCATCAGCAGCCTGCTGAAGGAGAAGCTCCAGCTGTCCATACCTCAAGCTTTGCGTAGCAGCAAAAAGAGGCAAAACGCTGACTATCG GCTTCGAGCTTTCGTTGGAATACTCTTTCTCTGCGTCGTTTTCCTCGTGGGCTTCGCGCACATTTATTACACGCAACACGTTCTTCAACGAGCTTATTTCGACAAGTTCAG ATTCAACAAAAACGTCAGGGTGATGCACGTGTACAGCAACACCGGAGCGGAAGTGATCGCAGCGCGATTAGGCGAAGGAATACCAGCCGACACCGGTGTTTTTCCCTGTTTACCTCATCACCAGATGCAGGACTCGGTTTGCCTGGAATGGCTTCAACAAGCTCGTTTGTATCTAGCTCATACGCAACACTCGGACATGAATTGTTATCACGTCACTTGGAAGAGCCTGAATTCTTACCATAATCCGAAAGATTGCTTCGATTGGTCACCGAAGAGAGGACACTGGTACGGCGCGGGTCAAATACAGAACATGCCTTATCCACTGGAACGTGGCCGGCTCGATTTGAGTCCTTTTATCACCGGTGACATCATCAAGCATCCTTTTGGCAACGTTTTGAAGAGATACTTCTTGAATTCGAAAGGGGCGACGATACTCGTCGACCCGGAAACGCCTCTTTACGTGTCCATCAACGCCAACAGAAGCAACGACTTTTGTTTGCAGGCCAAACACGACGCGTTCGCCTACATCAATCACTTGACGCAATTGCCACAGTTGAATTATACTATTTGCGCGACGGACAACATGAAAAACTTACACTCCTCCATGGCGGAGAAGTCGTTGTGGGACGGACTGAAGCCGGACGAGCTTCACGCCGTTCACTCGTTACTCTCCGAACCGGTCTGGCAAATTTCACCCATCAACGAGGGGGCTGTTTATAATTATACCGAGGATGTGATAGCGTTGGGCTTCTTGCGACAAGGCCACGTTCTGTTGAGCGAAGAGTGGCAACCGAGTCCCGGTGATTTCGTGCTGGACGAGGAACGATTCCCCTCGATGGAGGAAACGATCAACATCATTCATCGTCGAGGGTTTAGAATCGTGTTCACAATCCAGCCGTTCATATCCACGGAGTCTGTGAACTTTAAGGACGCGGTTTCGAACAGGCTATTGATTTCTGAGAGAGGAAGCGATCCCAGGATCCCTGCATTGACCAG ATACAAACAGAGCAACAGCGTCGGCGTTCTAGACATCACCAACAACAAAACTTTGCCTTGGTTTCAGTCGAAATTGGAGAGTTTGATCATGAAGTACCACGTGGATTCGTTCTACCTTGATCTGGGTACCGCGCAAGACATGCCCCACTATTACAAGTGCGAACAACCGTTGACTAATCCTGATCATTACAAGACGATATTCACAAAAACGATTCTCGGGTCTGTGCCAGTGATCGGTGTCTCAGGAGCGATCTCCAGACCGAGAGCCCCAGTCTTCGTGTCTCTTCCCCCGTTCTCATCGTCTTGGAAAGCTATCAAAACCGTTATTCCAACCGTGTTGACTTACGGAATGATAGGCTATCCGTTTATTATGCCAGGTGCCGTTGGCGGAGACGTAGCGTTGCCCATGTCGGACAACAATCCCGACAACGATTTCGAAGTGAGCCTACCGGACAAGGAATTGTACGTCAGATGGCTGCAGTTATCCACCTTCCTACCGGTGATACGTTTCACTCATCTACCCAGCAAGTATTCGGACGAGTCTGTGTTAGAGATAGCCAAGAGGCTGACAACCCTCAGGCAGAAAACTGTGACGCCGTTGTTGAAGAAATACGCGAAGGAAACGCTGGACACCGGTCTGCCGATAATCAGACCACTTTGGATGCTGGATCCAGCCGATCCAGCCTGCCACGTGGTCGTGGATGAATTCTCGGTTGGCGAAGAGCTTATCGTAGCGCCGGTACTCTATTCTGGGAGCAGACAGAGAGAGGTTTATCTACCAGCTGGTGTATGGAGAGACGGGATCGATGGGAGTCTGAGGAAAGGATCCAGATGGATCCACAATTACAGAGTAGCGGAAGACAAGGTCGCTTATTTCGTGAAAATGCCGGATAACACGAGATTTTAA
- the LOC117604820 gene encoding myogenesis-regulating glycosidase isoform X4 produces the protein MQVNLRSTKTTDETKPLLSKFHVGEEEETVSKFRRSDSDDSSSVTFSNSGSTPNGSPLGSETEEEANDEELAKVPLQAPPRRKSRAISPMINQKLGNDPMELTGGQSANSTITSVNSISSLLKEKLQLSIPQALRSSKKRQNADYRLRAFVGILFLCVVFLVGFAHIYYTQHVLQRAYFDKFRFNKNVRVMHVYSNTGAEVIAARLGEGIPADTGVFPCLPHHQMQDSVCLEWLQQARLYLAHTQHSDMNCYHVTWKSLNSYHNPKDCFDWSPKRGHWYGAGQIQNMPYPLERGRLDLSPFITGDIIKHPFGNVLKRYFLNSKGATILVDPETPLYVSINANRSNDFCLQAKHDAFAYINHLTQLPQLNYTICATDNMKNLHSSMAEKSLWDGLKPDELHAVHSLLSEPVWQISPINEGAVYNYTEDVIALGFLRQGHVLLSEEWQPSPGDFVLDEERFPSMEETINIIHRRGFRIVFTIQPFISTESVNFKDAVSNRLLISERGSDPRIPALTRYKQSNSVGVLDITNNKTLPWFQSKLESLIMKYHVDSFYLDLGTAQDMPHYYKCEQPLTNPDHYKTIFTKTILGSVPVIGVSGAISRPRAPVFVSLPPFSSSWKAIKTVIPTVLTYGMIGYPFIMPGAVGGDVALPMSDNNPDNDFEVSLPDKELYVRWLQLSTFLPVIRFTHLPSKYSDESVLEIAKRLTTLRQKTVTPLLKKYAKETLDTGLPIIRPLWMLDPADPACHVVVDEFSVGEELIVAPVLYSGSRQREVYLPAGVWRDGIDGSLRKGSRWIHNYRVAEDKVAYFVKMPDNTRF, from the exons ATGCAAGTAAACCTTCGTTCCACGAAAACCACGGACGAAACGAAACCGTTGTTGTCTAAGTTCCATGTCGGTGAAGAAGAG GAAACCGTGTCAAAGTTCAGGAGATCGGACAGCGACGACAGCAGCAGCGTAACGTTCAGCAACAGCGGTTCGACGCCCAATGGAAGTCCTCTCGGCTCCGAAACCGAGGAAGAAGCGAACGACGAAGAGCTGGCCAA AGTACCGTTGCAAGCTCCACCTCGAAGAAAAAGCAGAGCCATTTCACCGATGATCAATCAAAAGCTTGGGAACGATCCGATGGAGTTGACCGGTGGCCAGAGCGCAAATTCCACGATAACCAGCGTTAATAGCATCAGCAGCCTGCTGAAGGAGAAGCTCCAGCTGTCCATACCTCAAGCTTTGCGTAGCAGCAAAAAGAGGCAAAACGCTGACTATCG GCTTCGAGCTTTCGTTGGAATACTCTTTCTCTGCGTCGTTTTCCTCGTGGGCTTCGCGCACATTTATTACACGCAACACGTTCTTCAACGAGCTTATTTCGACAAGTTCAG ATTCAACAAAAACGTCAGGGTGATGCACGTGTACAGCAACACCGGAGCGGAAGTGATCGCAGCGCGATTAGGCGAAGGAATACCAGCCGACACCGGTGTTTTTCCCTGTTTACCTCATCACCAGATGCAGGACTCGGTTTGCCTGGAATGGCTTCAACAAGCTCGTTTGTATCTAGCTCATACGCAACACTCGGACATGAATTGTTATCACGTCACTTGGAAGAGCCTGAATTCTTACCATAATCCGAAAGATTGCTTCGATTGGTCACCGAAGAGAGGACACTGGTACGGCGCGGGTCAAATACAGAACATGCCTTATCCACTGGAACGTGGCCGGCTCGATTTGAGTCCTTTTATCACCGGTGACATCATCAAGCATCCTTTTGGCAACGTTTTGAAGAGATACTTCTTGAATTCGAAAGGGGCGACGATACTCGTCGACCCGGAAACGCCTCTTTACGTGTCCATCAACGCCAACAGAAGCAACGACTTTTGTTTGCAGGCCAAACACGACGCGTTCGCCTACATCAATCACTTGACGCAATTGCCACAGTTGAATTATACTATTTGCGCGACGGACAACATGAAAAACTTACACTCCTCCATGGCGGAGAAGTCGTTGTGGGACGGACTGAAGCCGGACGAGCTTCACGCCGTTCACTCGTTACTCTCCGAACCGGTCTGGCAAATTTCACCCATCAACGAGGGGGCTGTTTATAATTATACCGAGGATGTGATAGCGTTGGGCTTCTTGCGACAAGGCCACGTTCTGTTGAGCGAAGAGTGGCAACCGAGTCCCGGTGATTTCGTGCTGGACGAGGAACGATTCCCCTCGATGGAGGAAACGATCAACATCATTCATCGTCGAGGGTTTAGAATCGTGTTCACAATCCAGCCGTTCATATCCACGGAGTCTGTGAACTTTAAGGACGCGGTTTCGAACAGGCTATTGATTTCTGAGAGAGGAAGCGATCCCAGGATCCCTGCATTGACCAG ATACAAACAGAGCAACAGCGTCGGCGTTCTAGACATCACCAACAACAAAACTTTGCCTTGGTTTCAGTCGAAATTGGAGAGTTTGATCATGAAGTACCACGTGGATTCGTTCTACCTTGATCTGGGTACCGCGCAAGACATGCCCCACTATTACAAGTGCGAACAACCGTTGACTAATCCTGATCATTACAAGACGATATTCACAAAAACGATTCTCGGGTCTGTGCCAGTGATCGGTGTCTCAGGAGCGATCTCCAGACCGAGAGCCCCAGTCTTCGTGTCTCTTCCCCCGTTCTCATCGTCTTGGAAAGCTATCAAAACCGTTATTCCAACCGTGTTGACTTACGGAATGATAGGCTATCCGTTTATTATGCCAGGTGCCGTTGGCGGAGACGTAGCGTTGCCCATGTCGGACAACAATCCCGACAACGATTTCGAAGTGAGCCTACCGGACAAGGAATTGTACGTCAGATGGCTGCAGTTATCCACCTTCCTACCGGTGATACGTTTCACTCATCTACCCAGCAAGTATTCGGACGAGTCTGTGTTAGAGATAGCCAAGAGGCTGACAACCCTCAGGCAGAAAACTGTGACGCCGTTGTTGAAGAAATACGCGAAGGAAACGCTGGACACCGGTCTGCCGATAATCAGACCACTTTGGATGCTGGATCCAGCCGATCCAGCCTGCCACGTGGTCGTGGATGAATTCTCGGTTGGCGAAGAGCTTATCGTAGCGCCGGTACTCTATTCTGGGAGCAGACAGAGAGAGGTTTATCTACCAGCTGGTGTATGGAGAGACGGGATCGATGGGAGTCTGAGGAAAGGATCCAGATGGATCCACAATTACAGAGTAGCGGAAGACAAGGTCGCTTATTTCGTGAAAATGCCGGATAACACGAGATTTTAA